The Anomaloglossus baeobatrachus isolate aAnoBae1 chromosome 4, aAnoBae1.hap1, whole genome shotgun sequence genome contains the following window.
ATGTTGTGAACTATGCGTGCTTGAAATTAATAACGGCATATCAGATTTCTAGGTGCACACAGTTGGAGAGCACTGGCGGCAATGCACATATACTGGTATTGGCTTACTATGCCTATTTATTATTGAATAGAGTCTGCACTACAACAGCCGGTGCTGTTCACTGTTGACAATTATGGCATCGACAGTCTGTTTTTGTGATACATAATAGTTTGACACATGTATAGAGATTAAAGATCTTTGATACTAGTACCGTATCTGACAATAATACCGATGTGTGCTTGAATTAGAGGCATATTTtccgtccttcaacaaggtgtgtcctcCTGTCTATTTTAAAGTTTATATATTTGATTGTCTAATAAAGTTTTGGTTTTTATCCAAAAAATTCTTTTAATTTTTCTATTTTGCATCAATATGCTCTGGGTATCTCTTGAGTAtaatcatgagataaggtttaaaGCAGTTTAAGTGGAGTGATGCTTCTTGATTTAAAGTTGGGACAATTTTGCTAACtaaatcttatatacagtattctaagatgctgtatataagagcccaggccactgtgagatcataaaaaacactttataatactcacctaacggtcgcgcggtgggccatatggacgtctccgttgtccggtgccagcgccgcctctttcggccatcttcgtcctccttcttctctagccgcggtgcatgacgcgtccgatgtcatccacactcaccgacattcaggtcctgagcaggtgcacattgatctgctctgagcagggggcagatcaaagtattgtagtgcacctgcgcaggatcggcgagtgtgtatgacgtagacgcgtcatgcacacaggcttcaaaaagaggatgaagatggtcgaaagaggtggcgccggcaccggacaacggagatgcccatatggccaaccgagcgaccgttaggtaagtattctaaagtgtttttttatgttatacccccggcctgggctcttatatacagcatgttagaatgctgtatataagagcccagtggtggtggccacagcttatacgccaaaaaagtggtgacaggttccctataaagagAATCCATGAGTGCCACACTTTTAAAAAATTCTCCTGTTCTCCCTCCGCTTCTGCCGACAAGTCCTCCATGTAGTAGATAAATGCTAGCTCCTGCATCCATTCCCGTGCACGGCCGTTGTATGGCCGTTGTATGCCAATGCCTCGGAATGACCGACATTGGCAGAATCTCAGCAAATCCCCCCTTCTGAGACTTAGGGttcctttgcacgttgcgacatcgctactgcgatatcgtcggggtcaaatcgaaagtgacgcacatccagcgccagtaacgacgtcgcaacatgtaaagcctagaagcaccgataaacaatcgcaaaagcgtcgaaaatcggtgatctgtgtagtgtcgttcatttctataatttcgctgcagcgacaggtacgatgttgttcctcgttcctgcggcagcacatcgctgtgtatgaagccgcaggagcgagcaacatctccttacctgcgtcccgcctacaatgaggaaggaaggaggtgggcgggatgtttacgtcctgctcatctccgcccctccgcttctattggccgcctgccgtgtgacgtcactgtgacgccgcacaacccacccccttaggaaggaagcgggtcgccggccagagcaatgtcggagggcaggtaagtgcgtgtgaagctgccgtagcgataatgttcgctacggcagctatcacaagagatcgcatgtgcgacgggggcggggactatcgcgctcggctagcgatgtcgcagcgtacaaagtaccccttaatggagCCCGGGAGCATGGATAACAATGCCACCTGAGGGGAGGGTCTTATTATCTCTCCAGTAATTCTGGAGTATGTCCTAAAAACCATCTCCCAAAAATGCTTCAGTTCAGAACATTCCCACCAGATGTGCGTCATATCACCACGACCCGGCCCACAACGCCAGCACTCCTCCACCACGGGAAAATTTTATGAAGTGTCACCGGACAACGGTACCATCTCGCTAGAATCTTATAGTTTTTTTCTTTAGCGTACCCGGCTATGGACATTTTGTGAGTAAATGCAAACACCTTCTGTTTTTCCTCCTCTGTGAAGGAcgtctctaaggctagtttcacacatccagcttttcgcccaTTTGCcacattcggcgcacgccagtagagtgtgtacagtacaatggcagcgcgacaagctccggtcacatgcttttatgtgaccggagcatgtgacccggaagttgcagcgctgccactgtactgtatacactgtactcgcgtgtgccgaatccggcaaaccggcctaaggctgctttcacacatccggtttttgctgagcggcacaatacagcgctttgcATAAAAAACGcaatcgtttttttttttgccgccggttgcgttttttcagcatagacttgcattagcgccgtattgtgccgcatggccttgcgttgcgtccggtttttgctggatgcggcatatttagcccatgcggcggtcggatggaacattgcctggcatgtttttttgtgcggcgaaaaaaacgcattgcgccaggatccggcgcgatgcggcgcaatttacaatgcaaacttatggacgccggatgcggtgtcctgtggcaaaaaccgcatccggccaccggatgcgtttttttgcactgcgcatgcttagtatcaaaaaatggacgggccgcatggaaaaacttatgcaacggatccgtttttttcgccgcatccgttgcataggtttttgagccggattgagccacactggTTCACACCAGTGCGTTTTGTTTGCGGCGTTTTTgcccgtttttcgggtgcgtttttggcctcaaaactgcatgactttgcttccccagcaaagtctatgagttttcatttttgctgtctgcacacaactttttttttaagctgcgtttttgagcttaaaaaaaaaaaaaaaaaatggacatgtcaattctttcctgcgtttttctgcgtttttcccccatgcagtgcattggaaaaacgcagaaaaacgcagagatcaaaaacacagcaaaacgcagccaaaaacgcaccaaatcgcggtaaaaatgtccaaaaacgcagcgtcaaaaaaacgcagcgtgtgcacatagcctaaactcTGCTTcccaattaggctgctttcacacatcagttttttggcatcaggcatgatccggcgaaaaaactgatgcaacggatccggcgaaaaaaacgaattagttgcatcagttttttccgtcagttccttcagtttttttacgGATCCAttgtgttactgagcatgctcagttaaaaaaattcGGCGGCCGGATacggtttttttgccgcattatgccggatccggcatccatagggtccTCTTATAAAACACATCGTATGGCGCGATACGGTTTTTCGACGGAGACAAAAAAGTTTCCCCCAGCGTTCCATCCAGCCTCCGGACAATCAAATTTTGGcattggaacgcaaggccatccggcacaatctggcgctaatacaagtctatgggggaaaaaaacggatccgacgacaacagacgccggatccgtttttcaggtttttgccagattgtgcctgatggcaaaaaactgatgtgtaaaagcagccttagtAATAAAGTTCGGGTCCGAGTCAGCAGAAGGTGCCACCTGACTTAAAAACCGGCCTTTTCAATgcgctaagtgtctcaatttttatatttatttccttagcagtaatgcgtgtccaaattcctatattcaatgtttccatgccttagcgtctcagagtgcaCCTGTATTTTTGTTgcagtatatttcatgttcagtatgcacctgttcacatttatctgttaggcagtgccatcagttttctcatattattatattattgcggCTTTGGCATCATAGAAGAAAGTATTTTGGTCTATACACAGCAATGCTGCGGTATTGTTGTATATAGTACAAGCGATCAGGTCcctaaggggactaacaaatacagtgaaaagtaaaaaaaaaaaaagtttgttttttatttaaaaatgtgTAAATATTCTACTCTTTCCCCAGTTAACAAttaatacatgtaaaaaaaaataataaaagaaatccATATATTTGGTATCAACATGTCCTGAAAAGTCCGATCTATGaaattataaaattaattaacccgatctgtaaaaattgtaaagagaaaaaaaatcaaaatggcaaACTTGTGTGGTTTTGGTTGCTACAACTccacaaaaaaatgcataaaactaATGAAAGCTTCAGCTATGTCGCAAAATAGTATAAATAAGAAAATCAGATCAGCACGCAAAAAAATACATCAGTGACCAAAAAATACAAATGTTACATGTTTGGAAAATGATGACTTaagcaaatttttaattttttttttttacgaatttcgttttttttttttaccagttaaataaaaaaaaatatggcaaGTTTGGTATCGCCGTAACCGTACCGACATAGACAATCATATCCTTAGGTCATTTTTACTGCAGAGTGAAAGACAAGAAAACAAAACCCAAACTTACTttacttgaaattttttttttataattttcaaGTAATATGTATAATAAAATGGATTATTTCATtcaaaaatacaagaaaaaaaaacaaggcctcacatggctttgtcagtgggaaaataaaacaaaagttacagctcttgaaagaaggggaggtaaaaatgaaagtgcaaaaacGAAAAATTgcttggtccttaaggggttaaagacgcTGTGGTATGGTGATTTTTTTCGGGGCATTTTTCTTTCTTTATAAATTTCAAgggtaagggctcactcacacatccttctttttgccgatttcgcggatccggcgcgctcccgtacagtgaatacagtacaatgacagcgctgtaacttccgggtcacatgcgccggtcacatgacagcacgtgactggcgcttgttgcgctgtcattgtactgtattcactgtacgggagcgcgccggatccgcgaaaccggcaaaaagaaggatgtgtgaaactggcctaaccagaaaaaaatgcatctaaaaaaaCTCAGTGGCATTTATAAATGCAGAATTAAAgctaaaaaaatgcattaaaaaatgccGCCTCAACTATGCAGTAAAAAACGTGCCCATCGCGGTACCTTGCGGGTTACAATTCCACCCCCACTCACCTGCACTGTAGCAGCTGCATACAACAATCTCTGGTCCCCTGACTTGTATTAAAGTTGCTGTGTAGCCCCaacctaaaaaaaataatttttagactGCATTTGAATTCTGAATTCTGTGCATTCATGCACATCTGCGTGCATTATAACAGCCACATGTCAACTATACGGAGGCCGCCATGTTCGACAACTCTATCCTAAATCCCATTTGTTTTCAGTTATGCATCTGCAATTCTTTTCAGATATTCCATAGTCaactgctttaactgtaaagaaccctttcatatAATGTCTTGTTTTGACAAACATTTTTAAAATGTGGGGGGGGAAAAATTACATGTAATAACCAGAGCGGTGCATGTAAActatgaaggggttaaggttctttATGCTGATACTAGAGTCCACTAGTGAAAACTGGTGAGATGACCGGCACCTGATGCCACTTTAGCTCTTGTCCTATCTGATGGGCTCTGGTTTATTCACAAGGTATAAAGTTCTGGACTGTGGTGGACTGTGGTATAGGCAGCTGCAGACAAGATGGGCTTGTGCCAGGAATTGGTTGGGCTTGCAGTTGTGCTTTTGGTCTCTGGTCTGGGGTCACTGGTGTGTGCAGTACAGGACCATTGGGATGATCCATCACATCTACATTGTGGATCTGATGATATGGAGTTCTCTCTTCCTTCCCTGCTGGGGGATGCAGTGTTTTCCTTGGCTGTGATTGGTAAGTACTACAATGTGGTAAGCAGGCCCAAAAGGAATGTCATCTTGCATGGGATGTAAGTCCTGGGGGGGTTGTAGGAAGTAAAACTGCTAATGACGACATCTAAAATATTTAATCTACAGTGTGATAATTGGTGTGCTCCAGTGGTGTCTGACTGGCCCTATGCCTAGGAATAAGCAGCTTCAGGGAGAAACGTATtctttttctccctgtagctgctgctccAGTAATCTGGCTACACAATAATTTaacatttacctgcagattaccactATCTGAAGGTGAAGATTTCCCTGAATGTATATTGGTGCCTTGGGGGAGGAAGTGCTTGATTTTTGGTGGGGGTTGAAAACCAACTACTGCTGCTTGGCTACTATAATGTATATAGATCTTCAGAGTATCTAAGTGCTACACTCTCCAATAGGAAAGACCCACTGATGCCTGAAAACCATGTTTACTTCAATAGGAGTGGGGCAGAAACTACTTAAGGGAACACTATTGAAAATGTGCTGTCCCACGGTCTACTGTTGAGCTGTTTTCAGCTCCAGCTGGATGTAAGCACTGGAGCCCTTGATCTACTAGTGACACTAGGGacccagacagaagaggcccctgtgcaagaactatatatggaccctttgcagcccaatagctcatcataatgcacaatttcttCTTTTGGAGCTGGCAATGGGTcccttacctcttggacccctgtgtgGTTGCACCAATGATGTACACACCTGGCTAGTGACAATAAGACTGGACAGCCTCCTTGGGCAATTGTGACCCAACAAAATTTTGTAGCTAAAACTACAAGTTGTATCAATTTCCTTTCCTTGTAGACAAGAATGGAAAGTCTCATTATCTTCACAATGACTCCACTTGTGGCACCTGGATTGGACAGAAATCTGATGGCTCACTCATGGTTGGTTCTACATTTCATGGCTGTTATGTGCGAGAGGAGGTAAGTTGTAAAGGAATCTCTGGTACtggtaatggttttttttttttttttttttttttttttgctcctctccatagacttctatgagcAGCAACTAGTATCTGCTTTTACTGATGTGACTCTTCAGACCAGAAGGAGACTTCTGTTGAGATGTATTACATATCCTTGTCTTCACCAACCTTAACTCTACTGAAGATTACATTTTTATGGGATTGGCCCTTACCTCCATGTACACAACTTCTGTTTTCTGGTTTCTTTATATTAACAAGCAATTTTATTCCAGAATGACAACTATGTGATGACTATCACTTTAGAAGAGGTTCTTCGggatggaaaagcccggtataacaagaaggatctgatgtgccctATTCTTCTAGGTAAATATAAAGGGCATGAAATCCTCTGCCTAGATTTCCTTAACATCTATCGCCTTAAAAGTAAATGCCCTAATCTGTAGATAGTCATTGCTTAGTACAACAAGCGGTACTGTAAAACTCCCATATATGAAAGTGGGCAGCTTCCCGGAGGAAATAAATTCATTTTCTCCTGGCAACCATGCTCAGTACCTTTTTAACTAGACAGCATTGTAGTGCTATTACCCTGCAGGTAAAAGGCATATCTGAGGTGATGGGTTCCCTTTTAAAAGAAGTTGGCACAATGACTGTTCATACCAAGCAAAATGCTTGGCATGGCTAAACTTGGTGCACCTTTAATCATTCCTCCTCATAGGAATTTGAGACTTCCTAGCCAAAATGGTCTCGTGTCTACACCCAATCCTTGGCCTTCTGTATAACTTCCTTAGGATTTGATAAAGCACCACACTAACTCGGGGCTGATTCATAAGGCTAATGTTTTGTACACATCGGTCTCATAAACTTAATTACCCAAGTCCGTATCCTGTCTAGATCTGAaggtaaacccccccccccccccccccccccccccccccaaccttttcaactttgagagccacattcaggccTACAAGAGGGTTGTGAACCACATCCAGCTCCTATTGGGCTGACACACGCACACACCATTACTAGTTTGACAGTCAAAGCTTCACAAAAAATCACCCCACCGAGGCAGTACACCAAGATCCCAGGAGTTCCTACTTCCATTCAGATCTACTCTTCTGTGCTGGGCTAGTTACAATCTGGAGACTGGCTCTTCATAGCTGCTTGGTAGACCTGGTGCTTCTGCACCAAGATGGAAGACAGCTGTGAACCACACATTATGAGCCGTATGTGGCTCccaagctacaggttggggacccttgGTCTAATTATAAATCACATATGCTGAGTTTGCACCAGTAATCTAGGGTGACATATTTACTAAAAATGCCAATGAAATAGGTCATCTGTCATACCAAAGCCAATATTTCTTCTGGCTTCCTCCCACAGCTATGGATGCTCCGAGCCCCAGTGACTGTGCTTCAGTTCAGCCGGCCGACCGTCTACCATGTGCTAATGACTCAGTATCTAGAGATCTCTGTGAAGGACTCGGCTGCTGCTTTTCCCAGTATGACCGTCTGCGCTGCTACTATGGAAAAAAGCGTAAGTTCACGTGATTAGTTGTACATTAAAGCTATTGCTCAGTATATAGTAGGACTGAACCTGGCATAATGGCCATGTTGTCAGGTGATACTTGGCATTTCTTGCATGGGACTGCAGCATTGCTAATGTGGATAACACTCAACAatagctttaacactagaactactgaggtagtcattttcactactttgcactatgtatttctatataggtgtcacgagcccagtagttctagtgttaaggtccTATAGACCTTTGACTATTATCAATGGGTTTGGCCAACACTGGGGACACACAACAAATTCCCTGACAATCGGTTGACCTTTTTAGCTTCTAATCACTCTGCTCTTCAGAGGTGTCCAGTGGTTCTCATAGGAAATGCCAGATAACTCAACTAAAGCAATGGTGTATTTGATCACTTGGCCACCAATCATCTAATGTGCATTACTGGCTTCAATCTTATGAACTCCCTGGTGGTGTACTCAGCTGGTTAAATGGCCTTAGGTTGTAAAACAGAATTAGATCATTGTATAAAACATCCAATATTGCTATGCACAGTGCAGGTGTCAAACATTCTTCCAGTTATATGTAACCTATGATCTAAAATGTTTGGATTACCCATGAGTCTTCTCTACCCAGTGACGGCTCATTGCACCGCTGAGAACAACATGGTGGTCGCAATTTCAAAAGACCTGACTTTACCATCTTTAATTCTGGACACTGTTCATGTTGTTGGTGTGGACTCTACCTCCTGCCCAGCGCTGAGAACAGCAACAACTACATCATTCATTGGGTTCCAGTTCCCACTGTCTTGTGGAGGTGCAAACCAGGTATTAAAGTCCCGCTGTAATCAACTGCAAAAGTCAAGGTTGTTCCTTGCTTTGATCAATACCTGCAACTGATACTCATAATTATGGATCTCGGTAATGCTTTGGTTTTACAGGTGGCAGATATGTCCACTGTCTATGAACGCACTTTTGAGGCAACCAACCGTGTAACCACTTGGCAGATGGCATCAATCACTAGAGACACTACACTGAGGTAGTAAAAATACAACGCTTGAGTTTTGGATCAAACCAATACTGTAGGTTCTTATGATGCTCCTCTTTAATGTAGGGTGACTGTACGCTGCAGCTATGGACAAGTTGGCATTGTCCCTCTGCAAGTTGAAGTTTTGACTCTTCCACCACCCCTCCCGGTGTCCACCTCTGGTCCTCTAGCCTTGGAAATGAGAATAGCTAAAGGTAAGTATTCTGTTCCTGCAATTAATGGTAGGTTAAACTAGTCACCATATTATGAGGCTAATATTCTATGAGAAATTACTGGCTTGGCATGTAAGTGGAGTGGCACATAAACAAGTACTCATCTATAAAATGCCACTTGGTTATGCAAGCTTTGGCTCTGTAGACTGAAAATTTTGGCCATGACCTTCTGACTTTTCCATAGCCAAGGAATTATTACCCATCACATGTTTTGCAGATGAGCAGTATATCTCCTACTATACTGATCGAGAGTATCCCATTGAGCGCGTCTTAAGGGACCCTGTGCACACAGAAGTTCGGATCCTGCAGAGGACTGATCCAAGCCTGGTTCTCGTATTGAACGACTGTTGGGCCACCAATTCTCCAGTGCCTAATGACCAGCCCCAATGGCCTATCTTGTTTAACAGGTGAGGATTTTACAGCAGTGAATAAAATCTCCATGTTTAGGATTTCCATGGTTTTAATACATCTTGTTCTCACCCCCTCAGCTGCCCTTTTCAGGGAGACAACTATCTCACAGAGCTGGTTCCTGTAGTCTCTTCACAGGCCGTGCCTATCCCAACACACTATAAGCGCTTCATTGTTAATGCATTCACCTTTGTGGATCAGAACACCCAAACTGCTCTTTCTGGACTGGTAAGATCTTCGCTCATAGATGGCTCATTTCTCATGGCTCTGCAAAGCAAAATCCTAGTAAGGGAATGACCTATGGATATCATGCCTTGACTGGCTTCAAATATCAACACGTTTCCACCCCTTCTGTTACAGAACCCTTTTGTAGAGCAGCCATGTAGCTGGGCTGGCTCCTGAGTGGCTACAACTTCTTGCTACTTCAACACAGCAGCAAAGTACCAAAATGGGTACATATGGCCCGTTGTGGCATAAGTCTGCAGATCTGACTCCTTCCATAGTGTGCACTGTCAGGTATTCTCAAATTCTATAGCAGGCAGTTATGTATCTTCAAGTGTAGCCCAGACACATGCAGACTAGACATGTATGGCCTCGTTCTAAAGTGAATTGAGCATGGCCATGAATGTCATACTTGCAGTTATGACCACCCCGTCTTATCACCAGCACAGCAGATTTCAGACTTTTGAcagacctggacaaccccttacgTTGGATTCACATCTATCCACAGAATAAGTGATACATGTAGGGCTACACCTTTTTAGAACTTCTATGCTTCACCACTACTCCATTCTATACCTGGCTTTTTCCCACCTGGTACTGGGATAAATGCCCCAATTTGGTGCAAATCCTAGTGCCTGAGCCATTGCTTTCTGTGGTCCTACAGGTGTTCTTCCACTGCAGTGCTTCCGTGTGTGTTCCTTCTGCCATGGAGTCATGTTCCATCAACTGTGCCCGAAGACAAAGTAGGTGCACATTAGGAATAAAATATTCTCTTCCTAGTGGCAGAAGCCTGGTCTTCAAGCTTTGCTTCTGCCCTGTGCAAGTTTTAGGGGGTGACATTCAGATTTGTCTTGCAGAAAGAATGGCAGCTGCATGGGGGTCCGATCTTACAACAGTGACTTCAAATGGGCCGATCATGTTTAACACTGGAATGGAAAAGGCTGTCCATGAGGAGGAAGGTGAGGTGCTACATCTTAACACGGCTGTATGGTACAATAGGTTTGACCCAACAACTGATTAATGGCTAGCCCCTGGTGTCCATGCATAAGTTACAAGTGGACTATCTAGACTATACAGTAATTTCTGCCTCCCTCCATTCTAAGACTTTATTAATGTGTTTCTTCACAGGCCGTCCTGACGTTCTCGTTTCTTGGCTACAAGCCGGAGCAGCTGCTGTTGGTATAATCCTGGCTGTGTCTCTTCTGGGGATTTATCTGTATAAAAGACACAAATGTGTTGTCTCCACACTGAATGCTTGAATAAAGTGGGCTTTTCAGAAACTCTTGTCATGTGTCGTTAATGATACTTGTCCTATTTATGTTCCTGTGTCTTAAGGTTACGCTATAAAAGCATGGTGGCTTGTTACTCGCCCAACATATCTGGTGTAACTAGGTAGCTAATATGGTGTTCCCATATCAAAGAGtctatcacaatatgtagtaggtgtaatgattcaattagaaatgtagtatagttctccgccTGATTAGCTGTGCCACTTACCTAATCTGCAGGGTATTAGGTTATCATGGTTCTGACCAGGCAAAGTAATTTTTCAAGTGGTTGTAATACAAGTACCAAAGGTTCTGCAATGTCCAGAATGTGAGGCAAGTGACATGATGAATGTTGCTAAATGCTTTCttaatgttcagggcattgcaggattttTGGTATCCATAGTTAAGACCGCTAGAAACTGTCCACTCTCTCCCCACTTCAGGACCATCAGGAGGGATTGGGAAGCATGGCGATAACCCCAacactccctcctccctccctctgttcaatgaccccccccccccccccacccccagcaccCAGGCCACCACTTGAATCCAGATCTGCGGTTGCTTGAGGGGTCTCTGGACTAGAGTTGGGTCGCGTGGACACTCTaagtgggtatttacaggggaatttgtGGTTGGAGGTAGTgatgccacccactgtgtgtgtggtaaggtgggatatcaccgctgctgttgggagcgcccagtgGTGGTGGAATGGCAGTCAGATGTTCAAcactctccgtgggtagggagaagATGTcctggggcttggtgatggtgagaggggagcactgGTGGAGAGGAAAGGGgcactgcgtactcagtccaataatgctgacaatttgtaaaccagaattcttagcaccactgcagcaaagagggagcatgctgggatcccgtgcccCACGGTGTTGCCTATTAGCCTGTGACCTAGACCTTGGCACCTCCTATCTGTAGGTGGTCCCTCTCAGCTTGAAACTggttcccgctcacccatatggctaacggagtgagctatctctcagggttcatgcttgggattttatggactgtatattgggaaagtcctatcttcctcccaaaacccccccccccccccccccccccccccccctgttgtgatagtaccccgattttggagttggTGGAttacgaatcatgaagtcttcaccctcgtcgggtaaattaccagaacatgtgaagctacttcccggcctaaggtccacatgccctgtcgtgccctggcccctgcccggagatgttcAAGGCTGCCCTGCTTGGCGGTTCCGTGCCTCTTGACccgatcctctgcgaccggggttccagctcctatcaggcccagaccaacgtctgccacctagtaatggAGGAGCCCAGCTCCGAACCTCCTTCAACGACTTATGACCTCTCGAGTCGCACCACTTGACTGACTACCCCTgacctcccttaccaaccccccccaagtgtccagccctattcccttcaggtgtccactgttgggtgtggtgcagtgtttctaggattttgattagcttgttcttagcaacaccacaggctagggatccgtaaccaaggaggagatggacaccatgcagaagggcagattgcacaatgtcctgtaacGACCTGATgggtcagggcgtcacacttgtatcTTTGTGGGGTTCCCcaccatatatagttctccaaatacaatattggccctCACAGCCTTACATAAAGGGTGCCACAA
Protein-coding sequences here:
- the LOC142301200 gene encoding zona pellucida sperm-binding protein 4-like, which gives rise to MGLCQELVGLAVVLLVSGLGSLVCAVQDHWDDPSHLHCGSDDMEFSLPSLLGDAVFSLAVIDKNGKSHYLHNDSTCGTWIGQKSDGSLMVGSTFHGCYVREENDNYVMTITLEEVLRDGKARYNKKDLMCPILLAMDAPSPSDCASVQPADRLPCANDSVSRDLCEGLGCCFSQYDRLRCYYGKKLTAHCTAENNMVVAISKDLTLPSLILDTVHVVGVDSTSCPALRTATTTSFIGFQFPLSCGGANQVADMSTVYERTFEATNRVTTWQMASITRDTTLRVTVRCSYGQVGIVPLQVEVLTLPPPLPVSTSGPLALEMRIAKDEQYISYYTDREYPIERVLRDPVHTEVRILQRTDPSLVLVLNDCWATNSPVPNDQPQWPILFNSCPFQGDNYLTELVPVVSSQAVPIPTHYKRFIVNAFTFVDQNTQTALSGLVFFHCSASVCVPSAMESCSINCARRQKRMAAAWGSDLTTVTSNGPIMFNTGMEKAVHEEEGRPDVLVSWLQAGAAAVGIILAVSLLGIYLYKRHKCVVSTLNA